Proteins encoded within one genomic window of Eleutherodactylus coqui strain aEleCoq1 chromosome 1, aEleCoq1.hap1, whole genome shotgun sequence:
- the LOC136613089 gene encoding TRAF family member-associated NF-kappa-B activator-like, with amino-acid sequence MEDAFLELYQEFRKLQIICAKQAKLLQKLLSEKGHTSELPVSKPIQCTDKGDDACAESPFFNLKAKEDQCLEISKTKADDDLSLEPKEVSSLLLDLDIRFPPCEDQYNFLASAAAKEEAAVGMPSADMNSDRRAVNANYALFIKNYTPTFLDMDNIGDKKDPGKLYLDLLTPINRDCNFSFSNMYEDISFLHSRDISLGTLLEPHKNSNGVRGPAQSSWSPGCLSEDCPFGQRININSDVGLTSQICEFCGAVFPAGAATEGEFLGHLAGHME; translated from the exons ATGGAAGATGCTTTTTTGGAACTTTACCAAGAATTTAGAAAGTTGCAAATTATATGCGCGAAACAGGCCAAACTTCTCCAAAAGCTGCTTTCAGAAAAAGGTCACACTAGTG AACTGCCTGTTTCAAAACCAATCCAGTGCACTGATAAAGGGGATGACGCGTGTGCCGAAAGCCCATTCTTCAACCTAAAAGCTAAAGAAGATCAATGTCTTGAAATTTCCAAGACAAAGGCCGATGACGATTTGTCTTTGGAACCAAAAGAAGTTTCCAGTCTGCTATTGGACTTAGATATACGGTTTCCCCCATGTGAGGACCAATACAATTTCTTGGCCAGTGCGGCTGCTAAAGAAGAGGCTGCTGTAGGTATGCCATCGGCTGACATGAACTCGGATAGAAGAGCAGTAAATGCTAACTATGCTTTGTTTATTAAGAACTACACTCCTACATTTTTGGATATGGACAATATTGGGGATAAAAAAGACCCTGGGAAATTATATCTTGACCTCTTGACTCCGATTAATAGAGACTGTAACTTTAGTTTTTCGAATATGTATGAAGATATAAGCTTCCTGCATTCAAGAGACATATCGCTTGGAACGCTGTTAGAACCACATAAGAATTCTAATGGAGTCAGAGGACCTGCCCAG TCCTCCTGGAGTCCAGGCTGTCTGTCAGAAGATTGTCCATTTGGCCAACGCATCAATATCAACTCAGATGTTGGACTGACTTCCCAGATATGCGAGTTCTGCGGTGCAGTGTTTCCAGCAGGAGCAGCGACTGAAGGGGAGTTTCTTGGACATCTTGCCGGGCACATGGAATAA